The following coding sequences lie in one Flagellimonas eckloniae genomic window:
- a CDS encoding sigma-70 family RNA polymerase sigma factor, with amino-acid sequence MRQLKITKQVTNRETASLDKYLQEIGKVDLITADEEVELAQRIKAGDQIALEKLTKANLRFVVSVAKQYQNQGLTLPDLINEGNLGLIKAAQRFDETRGFKFISYAVWWIRQSILQALAEQSRIVRLPLNKIGSINKINKTFAFLEQAHERIPSAEEIAKELDMTVEDVKQSLKNSGRHVSMDAPLIDGEDSNLYDVLRSGESPNPDKDLLHESLRTEIERALETLTPREADVIRLYFGLAGQHSMTLEEIGETFDLTRERVRQIKEKAIRRLKHTSRSKILKTYLG; translated from the coding sequence ATGAGACAGTTAAAAATTACAAAACAGGTTACCAATAGGGAAACTGCTTCGTTGGACAAATACTTACAGGAAATCGGTAAAGTTGATTTAATTACTGCCGATGAAGAAGTAGAATTGGCACAGCGTATCAAGGCAGGAGACCAAATAGCCTTAGAGAAATTAACTAAAGCCAACCTCAGATTCGTGGTTTCTGTTGCCAAGCAGTACCAAAACCAAGGATTAACCCTTCCTGATTTGATAAATGAAGGAAACTTGGGACTTATCAAGGCAGCACAACGCTTTGATGAAACCCGTGGGTTTAAATTTATTTCATATGCCGTTTGGTGGATTCGTCAATCCATTCTTCAGGCACTGGCAGAACAATCGCGTATTGTACGTTTGCCTTTGAATAAAATTGGTTCCATAAATAAAATCAATAAAACTTTTGCCTTTCTAGAGCAAGCACACGAACGTATTCCATCTGCAGAGGAAATTGCCAAGGAATTGGACATGACCGTTGAAGATGTTAAGCAATCCCTGAAAAACTCTGGTCGTCATGTATCTATGGATGCACCCTTAATTGATGGTGAGGATTCCAATTTGTATGATGTATTGCGAAGTGGAGAATCTCCAAATCCAGATAAGGATTTGTTGCACGAATCTTTACGTACGGAGATTGAGCGAGCTTTGGAAACATTAACACCAAGAGAAGCGGATGTTATCCGTCTTTACTTTGGTTTGGCAGGGCAACATTCAATGACCTTGGAAGAAATTGGTGAAACTTTTGATTTGACCAGGGAACGTGTTCGTCAAATAAAGGAAAAAGCAATTAGAAGACTTAAGCATACTTCAAGAAGTAAAATTTTGAAGACATATTTAGGGTAA
- a CDS encoding helix-turn-helix domain-containing protein, producing the protein MSILLGNLIICAAYYFTNYTSYILGALTFSFLFYILLMLLFINKRKNVNLFVSSQKYADKRISDDEADKLIERLNHLMKVDEPFKNANIKSSDLAKKLQITVHQLSQLLNDNLGKSFPVYINEHRIGKAQQMIETHSNITLETIGYECGFNSKSTFYTAFKKLSGTTPAKYKEKLRSSYL; encoded by the coding sequence TTGAGTATCCTACTTGGAAACCTAATAATTTGCGCGGCATACTACTTCACCAATTATACTTCTTACATTTTAGGTGCACTAACTTTTTCCTTTCTTTTTTATATTCTGTTGATGCTACTCTTTATAAATAAAAGAAAGAATGTCAACCTCTTTGTTTCCAGTCAAAAATATGCCGATAAGAGAATAAGTGATGATGAAGCGGACAAGCTCATAGAACGTTTAAACCATCTTATGAAAGTGGATGAACCATTTAAAAATGCCAACATAAAATCTTCAGATTTGGCAAAAAAGCTACAGATTACAGTTCATCAATTATCACAATTATTAAATGATAATCTAGGCAAAAGTTTTCCCGTTTACATAAATGAACATAGAATAGGAAAGGCACAGCAAATGATTGAAACCCATTCCAATATCACCTTGGAAACCATTGGATATGAATGCGGATTTAATTCAAAATCAACATTTTACACAGCTTTTAAAAAACTTTCCGGTACTACACCGGCTAAGTATAAAGAAAAGCTAAGAAGTTCATATTTATAA
- a CDS encoding leishmanolysin-related zinc metalloendopeptidase: MSFSIEIRFLGGLTQSQQTIFDDAARRWQEIITGELPSVQLANGDIIDNVRIDAQGAAIDGTSGILGQAGPTQLRAGSFLPATGIMRFDSADLVRLEAENSLIDVIIHEMGHVLGFGTLWSPQFLNLISGEGSENPFFVGESAIREYNSLNNNESLDSVPLANTGGAGTRDGHWRELTFDNELMTGFIDDGDNPISWLSIAAFEDMGYQVEYSAAEAYLLPDPTKMALKELKENNQCKMCDRRILRCDPIILPESAYLG; the protein is encoded by the coding sequence ATGAGTTTTAGTATAGAAATTAGGTTTTTAGGCGGGCTGACACAAAGTCAACAAACAATTTTTGACGATGCAGCGCGTAGATGGCAAGAGATTATTACGGGTGAATTGCCTAGTGTACAACTGGCAAATGGAGATATTATTGATAATGTTAGGATTGATGCCCAAGGTGCTGCTATCGATGGTACTTCTGGAATTCTGGGCCAAGCTGGGCCTACGCAACTTAGAGCTGGAAGTTTTTTACCCGCTACGGGTATCATGCGCTTTGACAGTGCAGATTTAGTGCGATTAGAAGCTGAAAACAGTCTTATAGATGTAATTATCCATGAAATGGGACATGTTTTAGGGTTTGGTACCCTTTGGTCTCCTCAATTTTTGAACTTGATTTCTGGAGAGGGTTCCGAAAATCCCTTTTTCGTTGGTGAAAGTGCAATACGAGAATATAATTCCCTAAACAATAATGAAAGCTTGGACTCCGTTCCTTTGGCCAATACTGGTGGAGCAGGTACTCGCGATGGGCATTGGCGTGAACTCACATTCGATAATGAATTAATGACTGGGTTTATTGATGATGGGGATAATCCAATAAGCTGGCTGTCCATTGCTGCTTTTGAAGATATGGGATATCAAGTAGAATATAGTGCAGCAGAGGCATACTTACTACCAGATCCAACAAAAATGGCATTGAAAGAGTTAAAAGAAAACAATCAATGTAAAATGTGCGATAGAAGAATACTTCGATGTGACCCTATTATACTTCCAGAATCCGCTTATCTTGGTTAA